One window from the genome of Opitutales bacterium encodes:
- the aroA gene encoding 3-phosphoshikimate 1-carboxyvinyltransferase encodes MTPLSDPHVIQPFTQPINGSVSLPGSKSISNRSLLLAAMSQRRVVLHDCLFSRDTEIMMQALQTLGFTVESDPVTRRIEVEGLGGSIPVAEADIDVGNSGTSARLLTAFLAIRNGGVYHLDGDEPMRKRPMRGLLTALESSGAATIEYHAEPGFFPFTLKTHGYAGGTMKADASESSQILSALMMALPFAKKDTTVHVLGVKMRTPYVVMTLDMMEQFGQAGSCDFTTLTFHISAGCPYPDAPANYVVEPDASAASYFLALPAATGGELTIHGLGAARLQGDLEYAQVLEHAGLKIERDLDRWIVREAESGLVGATTDFYQISDTFLTQAAVAALMETPTRITGIGHTRHQETDRIAAMATELGKLGVRVEEGEGEMTIYPDRAKMREVAADGPIAIDTYEDHRVAMSFGVLGSYDLFGDGRPWISIKDPKCCSKTFPDFFHVLESLREESVTA; translated from the coding sequence ATGACTCCGCTTAGCGACCCTCACGTCATTCAACCCTTTACCCAGCCTATTAATGGCTCCGTCTCCCTCCCGGGCTCGAAGAGTATTTCGAACCGCTCCCTGCTGCTGGCGGCGATGAGCCAGCGGCGCGTGGTATTGCATGACTGTCTATTCAGCAGAGACACTGAAATTATGATGCAGGCGCTCCAGACGCTTGGATTTACGGTCGAGTCCGATCCGGTTACACGCCGCATTGAGGTCGAAGGATTAGGAGGGTCTATACCGGTCGCAGAAGCTGACATCGATGTGGGGAACTCCGGCACCTCGGCGCGGTTGCTGACAGCCTTTTTAGCTATCCGTAATGGGGGAGTGTATCACTTAGACGGCGATGAGCCGATGCGCAAAAGGCCGATGCGCGGCTTGTTGACCGCATTAGAGAGTTCGGGTGCGGCGACGATTGAGTATCATGCGGAACCTGGCTTTTTCCCATTTACACTGAAGACGCACGGTTATGCCGGAGGGACGATGAAAGCTGATGCCTCGGAGAGCAGCCAGATCTTATCTGCTCTGATGATGGCGCTTCCTTTTGCCAAGAAAGACACCACTGTTCACGTGCTCGGAGTAAAGATGCGCACCCCCTATGTGGTGATGACTCTCGATATGATGGAGCAGTTTGGACAGGCGGGCTCATGCGACTTTACCACGCTTACCTTCCATATCTCAGCGGGTTGTCCTTACCCCGATGCACCAGCAAATTATGTGGTTGAGCCGGATGCTTCGGCAGCGAGCTATTTTCTGGCATTGCCAGCAGCTACAGGTGGTGAATTGACAATTCACGGGTTGGGGGCCGCTCGACTACAAGGTGATTTGGAATATGCACAGGTGTTGGAACATGCGGGTTTAAAAATTGAGCGCGATTTGGACCGCTGGATCGTCCGCGAAGCTGAGTCGGGGCTGGTGGGGGCGACCACGGATTTTTATCAGATTAGCGATACCTTCCTTACTCAAGCTGCCGTTGCTGCTTTGATGGAGACGCCGACCCGAATTACAGGAATCGGGCATACACGACACCAAGAAACCGATCGAATCGCAGCCATGGCGACAGAGCTGGGTAAATTGGGTGTTCGCGTGGAAGAAGGTGAGGGGGAGATGACGATTTATCCTGATCGAGCTAAAATGCGAGAAGTGGCTGCGGATGGGCCGATTGCCATTGATACTTACGAGGATCACCGGGTAGCCATGAGCTTCGGGGTTCTGGGTTCTTATGACCTTTTTGGCGATGGACGACCATGGATTTCTATCAAGGATCCGAAGTGTTGTAGTAAGACTTTTCCTGACTTTTTTCATGTCCTTGAATCGCTGAGAGAGGAAAGCGTCACCGCATGA
- a CDS encoding (d)CMP kinase: protein MSMGILITIDGGAATGKSTTSRAVAERLELMHVDTGSHYRTLSLLLLRAGVAAEAGAEIESALAEFPLNTVLVGRSAYLAVDGQAPQDSEIRSEAVNASVSAYSGIPSVREKLKAYQRAQLGDAVDRGFRGLVMEGRDIGSVIFPDAQHRFFLEADPETRAQRRAAEGQTDSIEERDRKDSSRKTAPLVCPQGALQIDTGVFSVDAVVAQIVEAVSE from the coding sequence ATGAGCATGGGCATTTTGATCACTATTGATGGGGGTGCGGCGACAGGAAAGAGCACTACATCTCGCGCTGTCGCCGAACGGCTGGAACTGATGCATGTCGACACGGGCTCACATTACAGGACCTTGAGCTTGCTGCTTCTCCGTGCGGGTGTTGCGGCCGAAGCTGGGGCGGAAATCGAGTCAGCGCTCGCTGAATTTCCGTTGAATACGGTTTTGGTTGGCAGGTCAGCCTACCTCGCCGTGGATGGACAAGCCCCACAAGATTCAGAAATACGCAGCGAGGCGGTGAATGCTTCGGTCTCCGCATATTCTGGCATTCCCTCTGTGAGAGAGAAACTCAAGGCCTACCAACGTGCTCAGCTGGGCGATGCTGTGGATCGAGGTTTTCGGGGCTTGGTCATGGAGGGGCGCGATATCGGGTCGGTCATCTTTCCCGATGCACAGCATCGTTTTTTCCTGGAGGCAGATCCCGAAACGCGAGCACAGCGCCGCGCTGCCGAGGGCCAAACCGACTCCATCGAAGAACGTGATCGGAAAGACTCGTCGCGAAAAACAGCTCCGCTCGTATGCCCGCAAGGTGCGCTGCAAATCGATACCGGCGTCTTTTCCGTCGACGCTGTGGTGGCCCAGATTGTGGAGGCGGTCTCGGAATGA
- a CDS encoding 1-acyl-sn-glycerol-3-phosphate acyltransferase: protein MIYAIVQFLSKMFFRIGFGQKVYGLEHIPREGAFLLAANHASHFDPPAIGCPLPRHICYFARKTLFKGFFAWVLPRLKTIPVDRDGDSDVSALKRVFKELNNGEALILFPEGTRTEDGNLQPAKRGVGMIACRTQVPVVPVRIYGSFEALSRFDKRPNFGKKITVVYGSPLDSEIYDPGKEAGKERYQIASERIMEAITALENPRAASFN, encoded by the coding sequence ATGATTTACGCCATCGTTCAGTTCCTTTCGAAAATGTTTTTCCGTATCGGGTTTGGGCAGAAAGTGTACGGCCTTGAGCACATTCCCCGAGAGGGTGCCTTCTTACTCGCAGCCAACCATGCAAGCCATTTCGATCCTCCCGCTATTGGCTGCCCACTTCCCAGGCATATTTGCTATTTCGCTAGAAAGACACTGTTCAAAGGTTTTTTTGCCTGGGTGCTCCCGCGTTTGAAAACGATCCCCGTGGACCGCGATGGAGATTCTGACGTATCTGCTCTTAAACGCGTGTTTAAAGAACTGAATAACGGCGAGGCATTGATTCTCTTTCCAGAGGGTACCCGGACAGAAGATGGTAATCTCCAGCCCGCAAAACGCGGCGTGGGTATGATCGCTTGCCGTACGCAAGTTCCGGTGGTGCCGGTGAGGATTTACGGTTCTTTTGAAGCGCTGAGCCGCTTCGATAAACGCCCCAATTTTGGCAAGAAGATCACAGTCGTATATGGATCACCATTGGATTCAGAGATCTATGACCCGGGTAAGGAAGCAGGCAAGGAGCGCTACCAGATTGCATCTGAGCGGATCATGGAGGCCATTACTGCGCTTGAGAATCCACGTGCCGCGTCGTTTAACTAA
- a CDS encoding HPr family phosphocarrier protein, which translates to MTTSSENEYSRTIEVKNKMGIHARPAAMIVRIANKYDAELWVEKDGEQVNGKSIMGLMMLAAGQGSSLKFVASGDSETSEKLLGELDELFLRKFDES; encoded by the coding sequence ATGACTACCTCATCTGAAAACGAGTATTCCCGAACCATCGAAGTTAAAAACAAAATGGGAATTCATGCACGACCTGCGGCCATGATCGTAAGAATCGCCAATAAGTATGATGCGGAACTGTGGGTCGAAAAGGATGGAGAGCAGGTAAACGGCAAGAGCATCATGGGCCTGATGATGCTGGCTGCTGGGCAGGGTTCGAGCCTCAAGTTTGTGGCAAGTGGTGATAGCGAGACTTCAGAGAAATTGCTCGGAGAGTTGGACGAGCTGTTTCTGCGTAAATTTGACGAATCTTAG
- the ribB gene encoding 3,4-dihydroxy-2-butanone-4-phosphate synthase produces the protein MEDTPFDPIEDAIRDIAAGKMVIVTDDEDRENEGDLIMAASKVTPEAINTMIRYCSGIICVPMLTPQLKRLGIQRMVAENREVHRTDFTVSVDAAEGITTGISAFDRAETIRLLADPKSTPDQLVQPGHVFPLRAQAGGVLQRAGHTEASVDLAQLAGLHPSGVLCELMNDDGTVARLPRLIEYKKQFGLKLVSIADLIEYRRRREQLVSLVARQDIESEWGNFTLHVFKSALDERYHYALSQGVLGEEPTLVRVQRQNLLSDVFGVHGNGAASFRDGMQHVANAGGGVVVYIAHSQGGLRVEEGEISIKAGAMDLREYGLGAQILSFLGLKKIRLLTATPRNVVALEGYNLEIVEHVSFS, from the coding sequence ATGGAAGATACTCCCTTTGATCCGATCGAAGATGCCATCCGCGATATTGCTGCGGGTAAGATGGTTATCGTCACCGACGATGAGGATCGCGAAAATGAAGGCGACCTGATCATGGCGGCCTCGAAAGTGACTCCTGAGGCCATAAATACAATGATCCGCTACTGCAGTGGTATTATTTGTGTGCCCATGCTGACCCCTCAGCTGAAACGCCTCGGGATTCAACGGATGGTCGCTGAGAACCGAGAGGTGCATCGGACTGATTTCACCGTATCTGTCGACGCGGCTGAGGGGATTACCACAGGCATCAGCGCCTTTGATCGCGCCGAAACGATCCGGTTGCTTGCTGATCCTAAATCAACGCCCGACCAACTTGTTCAGCCGGGGCACGTTTTTCCGCTGAGGGCTCAGGCTGGCGGGGTCCTTCAACGTGCAGGACATACGGAAGCATCGGTTGATTTAGCGCAATTAGCCGGCTTGCATCCAAGCGGGGTGTTGTGCGAACTAATGAACGATGATGGCACGGTGGCACGTTTGCCGCGGTTGATCGAATACAAAAAGCAGTTTGGCCTAAAACTCGTTTCGATTGCAGACTTGATCGAGTATCGTCGTCGTCGCGAGCAGTTGGTTTCATTGGTCGCACGCCAAGATATAGAGTCGGAGTGGGGGAATTTTACTTTGCATGTATTCAAGAGTGCCCTGGATGAGCGCTATCATTACGCCCTCAGTCAGGGAGTGCTCGGTGAGGAGCCCACCCTCGTTCGGGTTCAGCGCCAAAATTTGCTGAGCGATGTTTTCGGCGTTCATGGTAACGGCGCTGCAAGCTTTCGCGATGGTATGCAGCATGTGGCCAATGCAGGTGGGGGTGTCGTGGTTTACATTGCGCATTCGCAGGGAGGACTCCGAGTCGAAGAAGGAGAGATCAGTATTAAAGCTGGGGCTATGGATCTCCGTGAGTATGGTCTGGGTGCCCAAATATTGTCTTTCCTTGGCCTTAAGAAAATCCGTCTGCTGACAGCCACGCCACGCAATGTGGTCGCGCTGGAAGGCTATAATCTAGAAATCGTTGAACACGTATCTTTCTCATGA
- the ribH gene encoding 6,7-dimethyl-8-ribityllumazine synthase, translated as MSEATHSDLGIRATGMNFGIVAARFNETYVDALVDRCRVYIEEAGGTVTVDRVPGSGELPFAASAFARGEFDALIALGLVLKGETDHHNHLAHATGAALQQVAIDSGIPVINGIIVVNNEEEADARTLGSINRGLEFGRAAVEMAHFRKTWMKNHQ; from the coding sequence ATGAGCGAAGCAACTCATTCTGACTTGGGAATTCGGGCCACGGGTATGAATTTTGGCATTGTGGCCGCCCGATTTAACGAAACTTATGTCGATGCGTTGGTTGATCGTTGCCGCGTTTATATTGAAGAGGCCGGTGGCACTGTAACTGTAGATCGCGTGCCTGGATCTGGAGAATTACCCTTCGCCGCATCGGCTTTTGCCCGCGGTGAATTTGATGCTCTCATCGCCCTGGGTCTGGTTTTGAAGGGAGAGACCGATCACCATAATCATTTGGCTCACGCCACCGGAGCAGCGCTACAGCAAGTAGCGATCGATTCTGGAATTCCCGTGATCAACGGGATAATTGTCGTTAACAACGAGGAGGAAGCCGACGCACGCACACTCGGTTCTATCAATCGTGGGCTTGAGTTTGGTAGGGCAGCTGTTGAAATGGCACATTTTCGTAAGACATGGATGAAGAACCACCAGTAA
- the nusB gene encoding transcription antitermination factor NusB codes for MDEEPPVKKPPQRRANRIAAVQFLYSWELNRPEILSDGLRLFFENLDESRPYYLFAEELVHGALDHLDSIDEIIKERTANWDFNRIAKVDLSILRLAIFELNHRLDIPPIVSINEAIELSKILSNTDSKRFINGILDQLKAKLNRPLRTAVQDDF; via the coding sequence ATGGATGAAGAACCACCAGTAAAAAAGCCGCCTCAGCGACGAGCCAATCGCATCGCAGCGGTTCAGTTTCTCTACAGCTGGGAGCTCAATCGTCCAGAAATACTCTCTGATGGACTACGCTTATTTTTTGAGAATCTAGATGAGAGTCGCCCCTATTATCTATTTGCCGAAGAATTGGTCCATGGTGCTCTGGATCATCTTGATTCGATCGATGAGATTATCAAAGAGCGCACGGCCAATTGGGACTTTAACCGTATCGCTAAAGTGGATCTATCTATCCTACGGTTGGCAATTTTTGAGCTGAATCATCGACTCGACATCCCACCGATTGTCTCGATCAATGAAGCCATTGAGCTATCTAAGATCCTTTCGAACACAGACTCAAAACGCTTTATTAACGGTATCCTGGACCAGTTGAAGGCGAAGTTGAACCGTCCGCTGAGGACTGCGGTTCAAGATGATTTCTAG
- the ftsY gene encoding signal recognition particle-docking protein FtsY: protein MAFLEKFRAGFRKHTPTFHKAAVSLFGGRRLTEDDLEMLEEALYGADFGVETTEEILEEIQSAYKKNKELKGQEALEIGRSVLVEALSGAAGRFEAKANVDGPRVVCLVGINGSGKTTTTAKLAQHYTEAGAKVILGACDTFRAAANEQLQAWSDRLDIEMVSSHHGADAAAVAFDALAAAKKREADVLLLDTAGRLHTKSNLMDELKKLKRVLQKQDAALPHESWLVVDGSIGSNSIEQARVFHQEFGLTGLIITKLDGTSRGGAIVGIYRELQLPIFYVGLGEKPEDLMVFEPEAYSEAIFDASLVE, encoded by the coding sequence ATGGCCTTTCTTGAAAAATTTCGCGCGGGATTTCGCAAGCATACACCGACATTCCACAAAGCAGCGGTCAGCCTATTCGGCGGACGGCGGTTGACGGAGGACGATTTGGAGATGTTGGAGGAGGCGTTGTATGGCGCCGATTTTGGGGTGGAGACAACTGAAGAAATCTTGGAAGAGATACAGTCCGCGTATAAGAAGAATAAAGAACTGAAAGGGCAGGAGGCTCTGGAAATTGGTCGGAGTGTGCTTGTCGAAGCGCTGTCGGGTGCAGCGGGTCGTTTTGAAGCCAAGGCGAATGTCGATGGCCCGCGTGTTGTGTGCTTGGTCGGCATCAATGGTTCGGGAAAGACGACCACCACGGCCAAACTGGCTCAACACTATACTGAGGCCGGTGCTAAGGTGATCCTCGGCGCATGCGATACATTCCGCGCTGCGGCTAACGAGCAGTTGCAGGCATGGAGTGATCGGCTAGATATCGAAATGGTGTCGAGCCATCATGGAGCAGATGCCGCGGCAGTGGCGTTTGATGCCCTGGCAGCCGCAAAGAAGCGTGAAGCTGATGTGCTTTTACTCGATACGGCTGGGCGTCTCCATACCAAGAGCAACTTAATGGACGAGCTCAAGAAATTGAAGCGTGTGCTTCAGAAGCAAGATGCGGCCTTACCGCATGAGAGTTGGCTCGTTGTCGACGGCTCCATTGGATCGAACTCCATTGAGCAGGCCCGTGTCTTTCACCAGGAATTTGGCCTGACGGGATTGATTATTACCAAGCTCGACGGCACCAGTCGTGGCGGAGCGATCGTCGGGATCTATCGCGAGCTGCAGCTCCCTATTTTCTATGTCGGGTTGGGAGAGAAGCCTGAGGACCTGATGGTGTTTGAGCCGGAAGCCTATAGCGAAGCGATCTTCGATGCTTCCCTTGTGGAATAA
- the aroB gene encoding 3-dehydroquinate synthase — protein MNAPTVFDVPLGKRSYPIIIGDDLTGQIRQQVDTLVSENVPVALIADDQLAELQAPFMKAAFGDIPVLTLPAGETTKDLVYLERIFTFLAEMKMDRSGWVIALGGGVIGDLVGFAAATYLRGVKFIQIPTTLLAMTDSSVGGKTGINIPQGKNLVGAFYQPQAVYVSLDLLKSLPGREFAAGMAEVIKYGMLGDLSLFERLESLGRLTPDHPELGIVVEICCRNKAAVVEADERETGSSGGRALLNLGHTFGHAIEKVAGYGVYLHGEAVAIGLILATRLSIRLGLIPEKIEDRVAGLIEVNQLPTSLEEPLSLESLKHAMLSDKKVMRGKLKFIVMEALGRVVTRSDVDEAVVDDVLRTATDLID, from the coding sequence ATGAATGCTCCAACTGTATTTGACGTGCCCCTGGGTAAGCGAAGTTATCCCATCATCATTGGCGATGATCTAACGGGCCAGATACGCCAACAGGTTGATACTCTCGTGTCTGAGAATGTGCCAGTCGCCTTGATAGCAGATGATCAGCTCGCCGAGCTTCAGGCGCCCTTCATGAAGGCAGCTTTTGGAGATATTCCGGTCCTGACTCTACCAGCAGGGGAGACTACGAAAGACCTCGTCTATCTAGAGCGTATTTTTACTTTCTTAGCCGAGATGAAGATGGATCGCTCAGGTTGGGTGATCGCATTAGGCGGTGGCGTGATTGGGGACCTCGTTGGTTTCGCTGCGGCGACTTACTTGCGCGGCGTGAAATTTATCCAGATACCGACGACCTTGTTGGCTATGACCGACAGTAGTGTCGGAGGCAAAACGGGGATAAATATTCCACAAGGGAAAAATTTGGTGGGCGCGTTTTATCAGCCCCAAGCTGTGTATGTTTCCCTTGACTTACTCAAATCGCTGCCCGGTCGCGAATTTGCCGCAGGCATGGCTGAGGTTATAAAATACGGCATGTTGGGTGACTTGTCTCTTTTTGAGCGTTTGGAGTCATTGGGTCGACTTACTCCCGATCATCCTGAATTGGGGATTGTCGTCGAAATCTGCTGCCGGAATAAGGCCGCCGTCGTCGAGGCAGATGAGCGCGAGACTGGATCTTCAGGTGGGCGCGCCTTGCTCAATTTAGGCCACACATTTGGCCACGCCATTGAGAAGGTCGCAGGTTACGGAGTCTATCTGCATGGCGAGGCCGTTGCCATCGGGCTGATTTTAGCAACGCGCCTTTCGATCAGGCTGGGGTTGATTCCTGAGAAAATTGAAGATCGGGTGGCTGGGCTGATCGAAGTCAACCAATTGCCGACCTCTCTTGAAGAGCCACTTTCTCTGGAAAGTCTCAAACATGCTATGTTGAGCGACAAGAAGGTGATGCGCGGCAAGCTCAAGTTCATCGTGATGGAAGCACTGGGGCGTGTGGTGACGCGCTCGGATGTCGACGAAGCCGTGGTTGATGATGTTCTGAGGACGGCGACGGATCTTATTGATTAG
- a CDS encoding P-II family nitrogen regulator, with translation MKLIKAIIKPFKLEEVKEALSDIGIEGMTVTEVKGFGRQKGHTEIYRGSEYTVDFLPKVMLDVAVADEMTTKTVETIVKAAKTGKIGDGKVFVVPVEEAIRIRTDEAGEGAI, from the coding sequence ATGAAGCTTATCAAAGCCATCATTAAACCCTTCAAACTCGAGGAAGTGAAAGAAGCTCTTTCAGACATCGGGATCGAAGGAATGACCGTAACAGAAGTTAAAGGCTTCGGTCGTCAAAAGGGACACACCGAAATCTATCGAGGTAGCGAATACACCGTGGATTTCCTTCCTAAGGTCATGCTGGACGTAGCTGTCGCTGACGAGATGACCACCAAAACAGTGGAAACCATCGTCAAGGCTGCCAAAACCGGCAAGATCGGCGACGGAAAAGTCTTCGTAGTCCCTGTCGAGGAAGCGATTCGCATCCGCACCGACGAGGCTGGCGAGGGCGCAATCTAG
- the amt gene encoding ammonium transporter, with the protein MAAIAAEEAAGVEDGPAGDYLGLLEAQGEYAYAFDFFTTSMLWTIIAAALVFVMHLGFATLEAGLTQQKNTVNILFKNCFIIAIGLISYAFVGFNTHYPGSWIIEGWLSWGGPIGDLNADGGGTFGYGGVGLAMTGYGDFIFQGMFAATAATIVSGAVAERIKLGTFMIFATILVGVFYPIIGAWHWGGGWLGGLNDGNGFKDFAGSAVVHAFGGFAALACVMLLGPRKGKYQENGKIRPIPGHSMPLATIGVFLLILGWFGFNGGSVLSADPGPLGLVITTTALAAMAGALGSILLSWIVLKKPDLSMALNGFLAGLVGITACADIVTAMGAMILGFIAGLIVVVSILFFDKVKIDDPVGAISVHGVCGVWGILSAAIFEYVPEGSEKQFGFFDQLLGVFVVGIAAFALSFIVFLILKVTIGVRVSEEEEVGGLDIGEHGQEAYPDFSPRTH; encoded by the coding sequence ATGGCTGCAATAGCTGCTGAAGAAGCCGCTGGCGTTGAAGATGGCCCTGCTGGAGATTATCTCGGGTTACTCGAAGCTCAGGGTGAATACGCCTATGCATTCGACTTCTTCACTACGAGTATGCTTTGGACTATCATAGCGGCAGCTCTGGTATTTGTCATGCACCTCGGATTCGCCACACTCGAAGCCGGTCTGACTCAGCAGAAGAACACCGTTAATATCCTGTTCAAAAATTGCTTCATCATCGCAATTGGCCTCATCTCATACGCATTTGTGGGCTTCAACACGCATTACCCAGGAAGCTGGATTATCGAAGGATGGCTCTCATGGGGAGGACCGATCGGTGATCTTAATGCAGACGGAGGAGGCACATTCGGCTACGGAGGTGTAGGACTCGCAATGACTGGTTATGGCGATTTCATCTTCCAAGGCATGTTTGCTGCCACAGCCGCTACGATTGTTTCTGGAGCCGTTGCTGAGCGTATCAAACTCGGCACTTTCATGATTTTCGCCACCATTTTGGTAGGTGTATTCTATCCCATCATTGGTGCATGGCACTGGGGTGGCGGCTGGCTCGGCGGCCTCAACGATGGTAATGGATTCAAAGACTTCGCGGGATCAGCCGTTGTTCATGCCTTCGGCGGTTTTGCAGCTCTCGCATGCGTTATGCTGCTTGGACCTCGCAAGGGCAAATACCAAGAGAATGGCAAAATTAGGCCAATTCCTGGCCACAGCATGCCTCTCGCAACTATTGGTGTATTCCTTCTCATCCTGGGTTGGTTCGGATTCAATGGTGGATCAGTACTCTCAGCAGACCCAGGACCTCTTGGTCTTGTAATTACAACCACAGCACTCGCCGCGATGGCGGGAGCTTTGGGCTCAATCCTTCTCTCATGGATCGTCCTGAAGAAACCTGATCTTTCAATGGCACTCAACGGCTTCCTCGCAGGACTCGTTGGTATCACCGCTTGTGCCGACATCGTCACAGCAATGGGTGCGATGATCCTTGGTTTCATCGCTGGTCTCATCGTCGTTGTATCTATTCTCTTCTTTGACAAGGTTAAGATCGACGATCCGGTCGGAGCTATCTCCGTTCACGGCGTGTGTGGCGTTTGGGGCATCCTATCCGCAGCAATCTTCGAGTATGTGCCAGAAGGCAGCGAAAAGCAGTTCGGTTTCTTCGACCAACTCCTTGGAGTATTTGTCGTCGGCATCGCCGCTTTTGCTCTCTCTTTCATCGTCTTCCTGATCCTCAAAGTCACCATCGGTGTCCGCGTATCAGAGGAAGAAGAAGTGGGTGGCCTCGACATTGGCGAGCACGGTCAGGAAGCATATCCAGACTTCTCACCACGCACTCACTAA
- a CDS encoding deoxyribodipyrimidine photo-lyase/cryptochrome family protein, translating into MELDLVWYKRDLRVHDHAPLQRASRENPGHRKRLLFLFIIEPEIYGAEDFDPLHARFVAQCLRSLNTELTDRNQHLVITQGNCVEIFEHLRKQCAHLRILSHMETGNALTYARDKALKSWVDSHSNVTWEEFPCNGVQRRLRDRNGWAKTWEKRMGETVLVADTALAPPPSENQLSLKTFHPEQLLKVCPDAQVREPTQSGGIAEADSTLESFLNQRHIGYSRGISSPLTAAQSCSRLSPYLAWGCLSMRQVVKATRSRKNQPVKQTKKSDLRSFLSRCHWRCHFIQKLESEPEIEFRSFNPAYDSIRPQTSDPDRLLAWQTGQTGYPFVDACMRFLRLQGWINFRMRAMLVSFAAYDLWIDWRQFAHFLARQFIDYEPGIHYPQIQMQSGTTGINTLRMYNPIKQGQEQDPEGAFIRKHVPELKAVPQPFIHEPWKLSPIEAQSIGFKPGIHYPNPIVDHKLAVRYARQQFAEIRKRPETREANRAVYERHGSRSGSPQRRIQGQDAAEFSRGTPRNDPRQGLLEL; encoded by the coding sequence ATCGAATTGGATCTAGTTTGGTACAAAAGAGACCTACGCGTCCACGACCACGCCCCATTGCAACGGGCGAGCCGGGAAAATCCCGGACACCGCAAAAGACTACTCTTCTTATTTATCATAGAACCAGAGATCTACGGTGCCGAAGATTTTGACCCATTGCATGCTCGATTCGTAGCCCAATGCCTCCGTTCCCTAAACACCGAGCTGACGGATAGAAATCAGCACCTCGTGATCACACAGGGAAACTGTGTAGAAATCTTCGAACACCTCAGGAAGCAATGCGCGCACCTACGTATTCTATCGCACATGGAAACGGGCAATGCCCTAACCTACGCCAGGGATAAGGCGCTAAAATCATGGGTCGATAGCCATAGCAATGTCACCTGGGAAGAGTTCCCCTGCAACGGGGTCCAACGCCGACTAAGAGATCGCAATGGCTGGGCCAAAACATGGGAGAAGCGCATGGGAGAGACCGTTCTAGTTGCTGACACAGCCTTAGCTCCTCCGCCCTCGGAAAATCAACTCAGCCTGAAGACATTTCACCCAGAACAGCTTTTGAAAGTATGTCCTGACGCTCAAGTTCGAGAGCCCACACAATCCGGAGGCATTGCAGAGGCCGACTCAACGCTTGAGAGCTTTCTCAACCAGCGCCATATCGGCTACAGCCGCGGTATATCTTCTCCGCTTACAGCCGCACAGTCTTGTTCACGTTTGTCGCCTTATTTGGCGTGGGGCTGCCTATCCATGCGTCAAGTCGTCAAAGCGACCCGCAGCAGGAAAAATCAACCGGTTAAGCAGACGAAGAAGTCCGACCTCCGTTCTTTCCTAAGCCGCTGTCATTGGCGTTGCCATTTTATCCAGAAACTGGAGTCCGAGCCAGAGATCGAGTTTAGGAGCTTTAACCCGGCTTATGACTCGATACGTCCGCAAACGTCAGATCCAGATCGACTCCTAGCCTGGCAAACAGGTCAGACCGGATATCCGTTCGTTGATGCCTGCATGCGTTTCTTGCGCCTACAAGGCTGGATCAACTTTCGCATGCGCGCCATGCTGGTTAGTTTTGCAGCTTATGATCTCTGGATCGACTGGAGACAATTCGCGCACTTCCTTGCTCGGCAGTTCATCGACTACGAACCTGGGATCCACTACCCTCAAATACAGATGCAAAGCGGCACCACTGGGATTAATACATTGCGCATGTATAATCCTATCAAACAGGGCCAAGAACAGGACCCCGAGGGCGCCTTCATTCGGAAGCACGTCCCCGAACTCAAGGCTGTCCCCCAACCTTTTATACATGAACCTTGGAAATTGAGTCCGATCGAAGCTCAATCCATCGGCTTCAAACCTGGCATTCACTACCCTAACCCCATCGTCGACCACAAGCTCGCGGTCAGGTATGCCAGGCAACAATTTGCCGAGATTCGTAAACGACCCGAAACGCGTGAAGCCAATCGAGCAGTGTATGAGCGCCACGGATCTAGATCAGGCTCACCCCAACGTCGCATTCAGGGCCAAGATGCTGCTGAATTTTCTCGTGGGACTCCACGAAACGATCCACGCCAAGGGCTGCTTGAACTGTAA